From Hylaeus volcanicus isolate JK05 chromosome 2, UHH_iyHylVolc1.0_haploid, whole genome shotgun sequence, the proteins below share one genomic window:
- the LOC128884899 gene encoding multiple C2 and transmembrane domain-containing protein isoform X1, with protein sequence MDKSLSDSSSSISKEDQSVPRKDTDDCSILPKDELGTEEHSEDRESSGNDQPAEIEARSHEPRVAPKTPRRGLKRRDRVGDNAKQTLDSENTRRVSSKKKSTEEIVESRWRRFWESNRDRFKHKPEEDVGKYRAAEDVAAEADAVFREAIEAMRFDETCDERSEESSNRTKPFIGREDRDGSAVLAADQGVFENRPEEEEKSSNAEKDENTAKVSMVSSESNFFVVLSAEKHAEIRNDPSSRRWSSLENLRAKMEKAGSFESKICRSVEGLSIEKPAKIKEKRTIGSLKSSFERKMGSVERMLEDHMGRILEENVEKHPWLLPIESWIVDHCKPGASQERRDEESAKRSSESPSFEVRFATIEDEQRAEGRAEILKRAKRSDSPKPDKSEKRKPELPSKVEDSGPAKVEVPPESKDAKHQDLFDKLRDNVKEKMEDIHRYFQRTNRLADVNRRLKSQIWSSVVTIVLVEAKNLLPMDIDGLSDPYVKFRLGTEKYKSKVVHKTLNPIWLEQFDLHLYEDPYLGQELEVTVWDRDKSHQDDLMGRTVIDLATLERETTHRLWRDLEDGSGSIFLLLTISGTTASETISDLAAHEETPREREQLYQRYAVFNTLQRIRDVGHLTVKVFRAQGLAAADLGGKSDPFCVLELVNARLQTQTEYKTLAPNWQKIFTFNVKDINSVLEVTVYDEDRDHKVEFLGKVAIPLLRIRNGEKRWYALKDKKLRGRAKGNSPQILLEMNVVWNVFRACVRTLNPKETKYMEPEIKFKRQVFLRNVLRLKAIIIIFIDIGKYVQSCWEWESKMRSVIALVFFVLCCYYFEPYMIPGAALLILLRYYLLYGDGSGLNQWISGQVAAITGTPLTHHTGSHFHDDGDDGPTTPGDDDDDDDDKDKEEKKSLKERLQAIQEVTQTVQNSIGYIASLCERVKNLFNFTVPYLSYLAIMLVILAAAVLYFIPVRYLILAWGVNKFFRKIVRPHSVPNNEVLDLVSRVPDDEELLNYRELKPLSTADCEKSGPSGSPGHSNLTRREQRKRQKAA encoded by the exons ATGGACAAATCTCTGAGCGACTCGAGCTCATCCATTTCCAAGGAAGATCAGAGCGTTCCTCGCAAAGATACCGACGACTGCTCGATACTTCCAAAGGACGAACTCGGAACAGAGGAACACTCGGAGGACAGAGAATCGTCGGGGAACGATCAGCCCGCAGAGATCGAAGCTAGATCCCACGAGCCCCGGGTGGCTCCCAAGACCCCCAGACGTGGCCTGAAGAGACGAGACAGGGTGGGCGACAATGCTAAACAAACGCTGGACTCGGAGAACACTCGAAGAGTTTCTTCCAAGAAGAAGTCGACCGAGGAGATCGTCGAGAGCAGGTGGAGGCGATTTTGGGAGAGCAATCGGGACAGGTTCAAGCACAAACCCGAGGAAGACGTGGGGAAGTATCGAGCTGCGGAGGATGTCGCTGCTGAAGCTGACGCTGTTTTTCGCGAGGCCATCGAGGCGATGCGATTCGACGAGACTTGCGACGAGAGAAGTG AAGAGTCGTCGAATAGAACCAAGCCATTCATCGGCCGAGAAGACCGCGATGGCTCGGCGGTTCTGGCAGCCGATCAAGGGGTCTTCGAAAACAGACCCGAAGAGGAGGAGAAATCGAGCAATGCGGAAAAAGACGAAAATACCGCGAAGGTGTCGATGGTGTCATCGGAAAGTAATTTCTTCGTGGTCCTGTCGGCTGAAAAGCACGCGGAGATCCGTAACGACCCATCTTCCAGAAGATGGAGCTCCCTGGAGAACCTGAGGGCCAAGATGGAGAAGGCGGGATCGTTCGAGTCGAAGATCTGTCGGTCGGTGGAGGGCCTGTCGATCGAGAAGCCAGCAAAGATCAAAGAGAAGAGGACGATCGGGTCGCTCAAGTCCTCGTTCGAGAGGAAAATGGGCTCCGTTGAGAGGATGCTGGAGGATCACATGGGGAGGATCCTGGAAGAGAACGTCGAGAAGCATCCGTGGCTGTTGCCTATCGAGAGTTGGATCGTCGATCATTGCAAGCCCGGCGCGAGTCAAGAAAGACGCGACGAAGAGTCGGCGAAGAGATCCAGCGAGTCTCCGAGTTTCGAGGTTAGGTTCGCTACGATAGAGGACGAGCAGAGGGCGGAGGGCAGGGCTGAGATCCTGAAGAGGGCCAAGAGGTCCGATTCTCCGAAGCCGGATAAATCGGAGAAGAGGAAGCCCGAGCTGCCGTCGAAAGTCGAGGACTCCGGTCCGGCGAAGGTCGAGGTCCCTCCGGAGTCGAAGGACGCCAAGCATCAGGATCTGTTTGATAAGCTCAGGGACAATGTTAAGGAGAAAATGGAGGACATTCATAGG TACTTCCAACGGACCAATCGATTGGCAGACGTAAATAGACGTCTGAAGTCTCAAATATGGAGCTCCGTAGTGACGATTGTTCTCGTCGAGGCGAAGAATCTGCTCCCAATGGATATAGACGGGCTGTCGGATCCCTACGTCAAGTTTCG ACTGGGGACAGAGAAGTACAAGTCAAAGGTGGTGCACAAGACCTTGAACCCGATCTGGTTGGAGCAGTTCGACCTGCACCTGTACGAGGACCCGTACCTGGGCCAGGAGCTGGAGGTGACGGTCTGGGACCGCGACAAGAGCCACCAGGACGACTTGATGGGTAGAACGGTGATCGATTTGGCGACGCTGGAACGGGAGACCACCCATCGGCTCTGGCGTGACCTCGAGGACGGCTCCGGTAGCATATTCCTGTTGTTGACGATCAGTGGCACCACGGCCAGCGAGACCATCAGCGACTTGGCCGCTCACGAGGAAACGCCACGCGAGAGAGAGCAATTGTATCAGAGGTACGCTGTGTTCAACACGCTGCAGAGGATACGGGACGTTGGTCACCTGACAGTGAAG GTGTTCAGAGCACAGGGCCTGGCTGCGGCTGATTTGGGAGGAAAGAGCGACCCCTTCTGCGTCCTCGAGTTGGTGAACGCCAGGTTACAGACTCAGACAGAATACAAGACGCTCGCTCCAAACTGGCAGAAGATCTTCACCTT CAACGTGAAGGACATCAATTCGGTGCTAGAGGTGACCGTATACGACGAGGACAGGGACCACAAAGTAGAGTTTCTTGGCAAGGTCGCCATACCGTTGTTGAGGATCAGAAACGGAGAGAAGAGGTGGTACGCGTTGAAGGACAAGAAGCTGAGAGGTCGAGCCAAGGGGAACTCGCCCCAAATCCTCTTGGAGATGAACGTCGTGTGGAACGTGTTCAGGGCCTGCGTTCGAACGCTAAATCCCAAAGAGACGAAATACATGGAGCCTGAGATCAAGTTCAAGAGGCAGGTCTTCCTGCGCAACGTCCTCAGACTGAAGGCCATTATCATTATCTTCATCGACATCGGAAAATACGTTCA GAGCTGCTGGGAATGGGAGAGTAAAATGAGAAGCGTCATCGCGTTGGTTTTTTTTGTTCTGTGCTGTTACTATTTCGAGCCTTACATGATCCCCGGCGCGGCGCTACTTATTCTGTTGCGATATTATCTG CTTTACGGAGATGGAAGTGGGCTGAATCAATGGATTTCCGGACAGGTCGCGGCGATAACTGGCACACCGTTGACGCATCACACGGGCTCCCATTTCCACGACGACGGGGACGACGGTCCAACCACGCCGGGggatgacgacgacgacgacgacgacaaagATAAG gaagagaagaaaagtCTGAAGGAAAGGTTGCAAGCGATACAGGAAGTGACCCAGACCGTTCAGAATTCAATCGGCTACATAGCCAGCCTTTGCGAGAGGGTGAAGAATCTCTTCAATTTCACTGTCCCCTATCTCAGTTACTTGGCCATAATGCTGGTGATTCTCGCGGCCGCCGTTCTGTATTTCATCCCCGTCAGATACCTTATCTTGGCGTGGGGAGTCAATAAGTTCTTCAGAAAGATCGTACGGCCTCACTCCGTTCCGAACAACGAGGTTCTCGATCTTGTGTCTCGAGTGCCCGACGACGAGGAGCTCCTCAATTACAG GGAGTTGAAACCACTGTCGACGGCAGACTGCGAGAAGAGCGGTCCCTCGGGCAGCCCGGGCCACTCGAACCTGACGAGGAGGGAGCAGAGGAAGAGGCAGAAGGCCGCGTAG
- the LOC128884899 gene encoding multiple C2 and transmembrane domain-containing protein isoform X2: MDKSLSDSSSSISKEDQSVPRKDTDDCSILPKDELGTEEHSEDRESSGNDQPAEIEARSHEPRVAPKTPRRGLKRRDRVGDNAKQTLDSENTRRVSSKKKSTEEIVESRWRRFWESNRDRFKHKPEEDVGKYRAAEDVAAEADAVFREAIEAMRFDETCDERSESSNRTKPFIGREDRDGSAVLAADQGVFENRPEEEEKSSNAEKDENTAKVSMVSSESNFFVVLSAEKHAEIRNDPSSRRWSSLENLRAKMEKAGSFESKICRSVEGLSIEKPAKIKEKRTIGSLKSSFERKMGSVERMLEDHMGRILEENVEKHPWLLPIESWIVDHCKPGASQERRDEESAKRSSESPSFEVRFATIEDEQRAEGRAEILKRAKRSDSPKPDKSEKRKPELPSKVEDSGPAKVEVPPESKDAKHQDLFDKLRDNVKEKMEDIHRYFQRTNRLADVNRRLKSQIWSSVVTIVLVEAKNLLPMDIDGLSDPYVKFRLGTEKYKSKVVHKTLNPIWLEQFDLHLYEDPYLGQELEVTVWDRDKSHQDDLMGRTVIDLATLERETTHRLWRDLEDGSGSIFLLLTISGTTASETISDLAAHEETPREREQLYQRYAVFNTLQRIRDVGHLTVKVFRAQGLAAADLGGKSDPFCVLELVNARLQTQTEYKTLAPNWQKIFTFNVKDINSVLEVTVYDEDRDHKVEFLGKVAIPLLRIRNGEKRWYALKDKKLRGRAKGNSPQILLEMNVVWNVFRACVRTLNPKETKYMEPEIKFKRQVFLRNVLRLKAIIIIFIDIGKYVQSCWEWESKMRSVIALVFFVLCCYYFEPYMIPGAALLILLRYYLLYGDGSGLNQWISGQVAAITGTPLTHHTGSHFHDDGDDGPTTPGDDDDDDDDKDKEEKKSLKERLQAIQEVTQTVQNSIGYIASLCERVKNLFNFTVPYLSYLAIMLVILAAAVLYFIPVRYLILAWGVNKFFRKIVRPHSVPNNEVLDLVSRVPDDEELLNYRELKPLSTADCEKSGPSGSPGHSNLTRREQRKRQKAA, encoded by the exons ATGGACAAATCTCTGAGCGACTCGAGCTCATCCATTTCCAAGGAAGATCAGAGCGTTCCTCGCAAAGATACCGACGACTGCTCGATACTTCCAAAGGACGAACTCGGAACAGAGGAACACTCGGAGGACAGAGAATCGTCGGGGAACGATCAGCCCGCAGAGATCGAAGCTAGATCCCACGAGCCCCGGGTGGCTCCCAAGACCCCCAGACGTGGCCTGAAGAGACGAGACAGGGTGGGCGACAATGCTAAACAAACGCTGGACTCGGAGAACACTCGAAGAGTTTCTTCCAAGAAGAAGTCGACCGAGGAGATCGTCGAGAGCAGGTGGAGGCGATTTTGGGAGAGCAATCGGGACAGGTTCAAGCACAAACCCGAGGAAGACGTGGGGAAGTATCGAGCTGCGGAGGATGTCGCTGCTGAAGCTGACGCTGTTTTTCGCGAGGCCATCGAGGCGATGCGATTCGACGAGACTTGCGACGAGAGAAGTG AGTCGTCGAATAGAACCAAGCCATTCATCGGCCGAGAAGACCGCGATGGCTCGGCGGTTCTGGCAGCCGATCAAGGGGTCTTCGAAAACAGACCCGAAGAGGAGGAGAAATCGAGCAATGCGGAAAAAGACGAAAATACCGCGAAGGTGTCGATGGTGTCATCGGAAAGTAATTTCTTCGTGGTCCTGTCGGCTGAAAAGCACGCGGAGATCCGTAACGACCCATCTTCCAGAAGATGGAGCTCCCTGGAGAACCTGAGGGCCAAGATGGAGAAGGCGGGATCGTTCGAGTCGAAGATCTGTCGGTCGGTGGAGGGCCTGTCGATCGAGAAGCCAGCAAAGATCAAAGAGAAGAGGACGATCGGGTCGCTCAAGTCCTCGTTCGAGAGGAAAATGGGCTCCGTTGAGAGGATGCTGGAGGATCACATGGGGAGGATCCTGGAAGAGAACGTCGAGAAGCATCCGTGGCTGTTGCCTATCGAGAGTTGGATCGTCGATCATTGCAAGCCCGGCGCGAGTCAAGAAAGACGCGACGAAGAGTCGGCGAAGAGATCCAGCGAGTCTCCGAGTTTCGAGGTTAGGTTCGCTACGATAGAGGACGAGCAGAGGGCGGAGGGCAGGGCTGAGATCCTGAAGAGGGCCAAGAGGTCCGATTCTCCGAAGCCGGATAAATCGGAGAAGAGGAAGCCCGAGCTGCCGTCGAAAGTCGAGGACTCCGGTCCGGCGAAGGTCGAGGTCCCTCCGGAGTCGAAGGACGCCAAGCATCAGGATCTGTTTGATAAGCTCAGGGACAATGTTAAGGAGAAAATGGAGGACATTCATAGG TACTTCCAACGGACCAATCGATTGGCAGACGTAAATAGACGTCTGAAGTCTCAAATATGGAGCTCCGTAGTGACGATTGTTCTCGTCGAGGCGAAGAATCTGCTCCCAATGGATATAGACGGGCTGTCGGATCCCTACGTCAAGTTTCG ACTGGGGACAGAGAAGTACAAGTCAAAGGTGGTGCACAAGACCTTGAACCCGATCTGGTTGGAGCAGTTCGACCTGCACCTGTACGAGGACCCGTACCTGGGCCAGGAGCTGGAGGTGACGGTCTGGGACCGCGACAAGAGCCACCAGGACGACTTGATGGGTAGAACGGTGATCGATTTGGCGACGCTGGAACGGGAGACCACCCATCGGCTCTGGCGTGACCTCGAGGACGGCTCCGGTAGCATATTCCTGTTGTTGACGATCAGTGGCACCACGGCCAGCGAGACCATCAGCGACTTGGCCGCTCACGAGGAAACGCCACGCGAGAGAGAGCAATTGTATCAGAGGTACGCTGTGTTCAACACGCTGCAGAGGATACGGGACGTTGGTCACCTGACAGTGAAG GTGTTCAGAGCACAGGGCCTGGCTGCGGCTGATTTGGGAGGAAAGAGCGACCCCTTCTGCGTCCTCGAGTTGGTGAACGCCAGGTTACAGACTCAGACAGAATACAAGACGCTCGCTCCAAACTGGCAGAAGATCTTCACCTT CAACGTGAAGGACATCAATTCGGTGCTAGAGGTGACCGTATACGACGAGGACAGGGACCACAAAGTAGAGTTTCTTGGCAAGGTCGCCATACCGTTGTTGAGGATCAGAAACGGAGAGAAGAGGTGGTACGCGTTGAAGGACAAGAAGCTGAGAGGTCGAGCCAAGGGGAACTCGCCCCAAATCCTCTTGGAGATGAACGTCGTGTGGAACGTGTTCAGGGCCTGCGTTCGAACGCTAAATCCCAAAGAGACGAAATACATGGAGCCTGAGATCAAGTTCAAGAGGCAGGTCTTCCTGCGCAACGTCCTCAGACTGAAGGCCATTATCATTATCTTCATCGACATCGGAAAATACGTTCA GAGCTGCTGGGAATGGGAGAGTAAAATGAGAAGCGTCATCGCGTTGGTTTTTTTTGTTCTGTGCTGTTACTATTTCGAGCCTTACATGATCCCCGGCGCGGCGCTACTTATTCTGTTGCGATATTATCTG CTTTACGGAGATGGAAGTGGGCTGAATCAATGGATTTCCGGACAGGTCGCGGCGATAACTGGCACACCGTTGACGCATCACACGGGCTCCCATTTCCACGACGACGGGGACGACGGTCCAACCACGCCGGGggatgacgacgacgacgacgacgacaaagATAAG gaagagaagaaaagtCTGAAGGAAAGGTTGCAAGCGATACAGGAAGTGACCCAGACCGTTCAGAATTCAATCGGCTACATAGCCAGCCTTTGCGAGAGGGTGAAGAATCTCTTCAATTTCACTGTCCCCTATCTCAGTTACTTGGCCATAATGCTGGTGATTCTCGCGGCCGCCGTTCTGTATTTCATCCCCGTCAGATACCTTATCTTGGCGTGGGGAGTCAATAAGTTCTTCAGAAAGATCGTACGGCCTCACTCCGTTCCGAACAACGAGGTTCTCGATCTTGTGTCTCGAGTGCCCGACGACGAGGAGCTCCTCAATTACAG GGAGTTGAAACCACTGTCGACGGCAGACTGCGAGAAGAGCGGTCCCTCGGGCAGCCCGGGCCACTCGAACCTGACGAGGAGGGAGCAGAGGAAGAGGCAGAAGGCCGCGTAG
- the LOC128884899 gene encoding multiple C2 and transmembrane domain-containing protein isoform X3, which yields MDKSLSDSSSSISKEDQSVPRKDTDDCSILPKDELGTEEHSEDRESSGNDQPAEIEARSHEPRVAPKTPRRGLKRRDRVGDNAKQTLDSENTRRVSSKKKSTEEIVESRWRRFWESNRDRFKHKPEEDVGKYRAAEDVAAEADAVFREAIEAMRFDETCDERSEESSNRTKPFIGREDRDGSAVLAADQGVFENRPEEEEKSSNAEKDENTAKVSMVSSESNFFVVLSAEKHAEIRNDPSSRRWSSLENLRAKMEKAGSFESKICRSVEGLSIEKPAKIKEKRTIGSLKSSFERKMGSVERMLEDHMGRILEENVEKHPWLLPIESWIVDHCKPGASQERRDEESAKRSSESPSFEVRFATIEDEQRAEGRAEILKRAKRSDSPKPDKSEKRKPELPSKVEDSGPAKVEVPPESKDAKHQDLFDKLRDNVKEKMEDIHRYFQRTNRLADVNRRLKSQIWSSVVTIVLVEAKNLLPMDIDGLSDPYVKFRLGTEKYKSKVVHKTLNPIWLEQFDLHLYEDPYLGQELEVTVWDRDKSHQDDLMGRTVIDLATLERETTHRLWRDLEDGSGSIFLLLTISGTTASETISDLAAHEETPREREQLYQRYAVFNTLQRIRDVGHLTVKVFRAQGLAAADLGGKSDPFCVLELVNARLQTQTEYKTLAPNWQKIFTFNVKDINSVLEVTVYDEDRDHKVEFLGKVAIPLLRIRNGEKRWYALKDKKLRGRAKGNSPQILLEMNVVWNVFRACVRTLNPKETKYMEPEIKFKRQVFLRNVLRLKAIIIIFIDIGKYVQSCWEWESKMRSVIALVFFVLCCYYFEPYMIPGAALLILLRYYLVAAITGTPLTHHTGSHFHDDGDDGPTTPGDDDDDDDDKDKEEKKSLKERLQAIQEVTQTVQNSIGYIASLCERVKNLFNFTVPYLSYLAIMLVILAAAVLYFIPVRYLILAWGVNKFFRKIVRPHSVPNNEVLDLVSRVPDDEELLNYRELKPLSTADCEKSGPSGSPGHSNLTRREQRKRQKAA from the exons ATGGACAAATCTCTGAGCGACTCGAGCTCATCCATTTCCAAGGAAGATCAGAGCGTTCCTCGCAAAGATACCGACGACTGCTCGATACTTCCAAAGGACGAACTCGGAACAGAGGAACACTCGGAGGACAGAGAATCGTCGGGGAACGATCAGCCCGCAGAGATCGAAGCTAGATCCCACGAGCCCCGGGTGGCTCCCAAGACCCCCAGACGTGGCCTGAAGAGACGAGACAGGGTGGGCGACAATGCTAAACAAACGCTGGACTCGGAGAACACTCGAAGAGTTTCTTCCAAGAAGAAGTCGACCGAGGAGATCGTCGAGAGCAGGTGGAGGCGATTTTGGGAGAGCAATCGGGACAGGTTCAAGCACAAACCCGAGGAAGACGTGGGGAAGTATCGAGCTGCGGAGGATGTCGCTGCTGAAGCTGACGCTGTTTTTCGCGAGGCCATCGAGGCGATGCGATTCGACGAGACTTGCGACGAGAGAAGTG AAGAGTCGTCGAATAGAACCAAGCCATTCATCGGCCGAGAAGACCGCGATGGCTCGGCGGTTCTGGCAGCCGATCAAGGGGTCTTCGAAAACAGACCCGAAGAGGAGGAGAAATCGAGCAATGCGGAAAAAGACGAAAATACCGCGAAGGTGTCGATGGTGTCATCGGAAAGTAATTTCTTCGTGGTCCTGTCGGCTGAAAAGCACGCGGAGATCCGTAACGACCCATCTTCCAGAAGATGGAGCTCCCTGGAGAACCTGAGGGCCAAGATGGAGAAGGCGGGATCGTTCGAGTCGAAGATCTGTCGGTCGGTGGAGGGCCTGTCGATCGAGAAGCCAGCAAAGATCAAAGAGAAGAGGACGATCGGGTCGCTCAAGTCCTCGTTCGAGAGGAAAATGGGCTCCGTTGAGAGGATGCTGGAGGATCACATGGGGAGGATCCTGGAAGAGAACGTCGAGAAGCATCCGTGGCTGTTGCCTATCGAGAGTTGGATCGTCGATCATTGCAAGCCCGGCGCGAGTCAAGAAAGACGCGACGAAGAGTCGGCGAAGAGATCCAGCGAGTCTCCGAGTTTCGAGGTTAGGTTCGCTACGATAGAGGACGAGCAGAGGGCGGAGGGCAGGGCTGAGATCCTGAAGAGGGCCAAGAGGTCCGATTCTCCGAAGCCGGATAAATCGGAGAAGAGGAAGCCCGAGCTGCCGTCGAAAGTCGAGGACTCCGGTCCGGCGAAGGTCGAGGTCCCTCCGGAGTCGAAGGACGCCAAGCATCAGGATCTGTTTGATAAGCTCAGGGACAATGTTAAGGAGAAAATGGAGGACATTCATAGG TACTTCCAACGGACCAATCGATTGGCAGACGTAAATAGACGTCTGAAGTCTCAAATATGGAGCTCCGTAGTGACGATTGTTCTCGTCGAGGCGAAGAATCTGCTCCCAATGGATATAGACGGGCTGTCGGATCCCTACGTCAAGTTTCG ACTGGGGACAGAGAAGTACAAGTCAAAGGTGGTGCACAAGACCTTGAACCCGATCTGGTTGGAGCAGTTCGACCTGCACCTGTACGAGGACCCGTACCTGGGCCAGGAGCTGGAGGTGACGGTCTGGGACCGCGACAAGAGCCACCAGGACGACTTGATGGGTAGAACGGTGATCGATTTGGCGACGCTGGAACGGGAGACCACCCATCGGCTCTGGCGTGACCTCGAGGACGGCTCCGGTAGCATATTCCTGTTGTTGACGATCAGTGGCACCACGGCCAGCGAGACCATCAGCGACTTGGCCGCTCACGAGGAAACGCCACGCGAGAGAGAGCAATTGTATCAGAGGTACGCTGTGTTCAACACGCTGCAGAGGATACGGGACGTTGGTCACCTGACAGTGAAG GTGTTCAGAGCACAGGGCCTGGCTGCGGCTGATTTGGGAGGAAAGAGCGACCCCTTCTGCGTCCTCGAGTTGGTGAACGCCAGGTTACAGACTCAGACAGAATACAAGACGCTCGCTCCAAACTGGCAGAAGATCTTCACCTT CAACGTGAAGGACATCAATTCGGTGCTAGAGGTGACCGTATACGACGAGGACAGGGACCACAAAGTAGAGTTTCTTGGCAAGGTCGCCATACCGTTGTTGAGGATCAGAAACGGAGAGAAGAGGTGGTACGCGTTGAAGGACAAGAAGCTGAGAGGTCGAGCCAAGGGGAACTCGCCCCAAATCCTCTTGGAGATGAACGTCGTGTGGAACGTGTTCAGGGCCTGCGTTCGAACGCTAAATCCCAAAGAGACGAAATACATGGAGCCTGAGATCAAGTTCAAGAGGCAGGTCTTCCTGCGCAACGTCCTCAGACTGAAGGCCATTATCATTATCTTCATCGACATCGGAAAATACGTTCA GAGCTGCTGGGAATGGGAGAGTAAAATGAGAAGCGTCATCGCGTTGGTTTTTTTTGTTCTGTGCTGTTACTATTTCGAGCCTTACATGATCCCCGGCGCGGCGCTACTTATTCTGTTGCGATATTATCTG GTCGCGGCGATAACTGGCACACCGTTGACGCATCACACGGGCTCCCATTTCCACGACGACGGGGACGACGGTCCAACCACGCCGGGggatgacgacgacgacgacgacgacaaagATAAG gaagagaagaaaagtCTGAAGGAAAGGTTGCAAGCGATACAGGAAGTGACCCAGACCGTTCAGAATTCAATCGGCTACATAGCCAGCCTTTGCGAGAGGGTGAAGAATCTCTTCAATTTCACTGTCCCCTATCTCAGTTACTTGGCCATAATGCTGGTGATTCTCGCGGCCGCCGTTCTGTATTTCATCCCCGTCAGATACCTTATCTTGGCGTGGGGAGTCAATAAGTTCTTCAGAAAGATCGTACGGCCTCACTCCGTTCCGAACAACGAGGTTCTCGATCTTGTGTCTCGAGTGCCCGACGACGAGGAGCTCCTCAATTACAG GGAGTTGAAACCACTGTCGACGGCAGACTGCGAGAAGAGCGGTCCCTCGGGCAGCCCGGGCCACTCGAACCTGACGAGGAGGGAGCAGAGGAAGAGGCAGAAGGCCGCGTAG